A window from Candidatus Sysuiplasma jiujiangense encodes these proteins:
- a CDS encoding threonine ammonia-lyase, giving the protein MQLNRKEHVTFADVENAEAVVRKVVNRTPFEISSSYSKRFSGTVYLKMENLQRTGSFKMRGSYNKISHLDPEQRARGVIAASAGNHAQGVALSAALSGIRSVVVMPQYASLAKVAATKSYGAEVILHGSSFDDAFRKCAELQKEKGLTLIHGYNDPLVIAGQGTLGIEIAREKADLDYLVVPVGGGGLISGIAVAMKELSPRTRIIGVQSAAMPSFAESYRLNKIVETDGGDTIADGIAIKHPGEIPFSIVSRLVDGIFTVTEDEITEAMFLLLERSKLLVEGAGASPLALLLSGKLNVKDRKVGLVLSGGNVDLTLVRKIIMRGMMMHRRIAVVEFDTPDRPGSMKDILNMIAGGGASVMSLQESPGSSSEALNRFYARVVIEVEDEQHLDKLVESFRKGGLSFRLIS; this is encoded by the coding sequence ATGCAACTGAACCGGAAAGAGCATGTCACCTTCGCTGATGTCGAAAACGCGGAGGCTGTTGTCAGGAAGGTCGTAAACAGGACGCCTTTTGAGATATCCTCCTCGTATTCGAAGAGATTCAGCGGCACGGTTTATCTCAAAATGGAAAATCTGCAGAGAACCGGCTCGTTCAAGATGCGAGGCTCCTACAACAAAATCAGCCATCTGGATCCTGAACAGCGGGCGAGGGGCGTTATCGCCGCCTCGGCGGGGAATCACGCACAGGGCGTGGCCCTTTCCGCCGCGCTAAGCGGGATCAGAAGTGTCGTCGTGATGCCACAGTATGCGTCTCTCGCAAAGGTTGCCGCAACCAAAAGCTACGGGGCAGAAGTTATACTTCACGGATCCTCATTCGACGATGCATTCAGAAAATGCGCCGAACTGCAGAAAGAAAAAGGCCTGACACTCATACACGGTTACAATGATCCGCTGGTTATTGCCGGGCAGGGCACCCTGGGGATTGAGATAGCGAGGGAGAAGGCAGATCTCGACTATCTGGTGGTTCCGGTCGGAGGCGGCGGACTGATATCCGGCATCGCGGTCGCGATGAAGGAATTGAGTCCGAGGACAAGGATAATAGGCGTGCAGAGCGCGGCCATGCCGTCGTTTGCCGAATCCTACAGGCTGAACAAGATCGTGGAAACAGACGGGGGAGATACAATTGCCGACGGCATTGCAATCAAACACCCGGGAGAGATACCATTTTCCATAGTGTCGAGACTCGTTGACGGCATATTCACCGTCACGGAGGATGAAATAACGGAGGCGATGTTTCTTCTGCTGGAGCGCTCAAAGCTGCTTGTGGAGGGCGCGGGAGCATCGCCGCTTGCACTTCTCCTTTCCGGAAAACTGAACGTAAAGGACAGGAAGGTCGGTCTGGTTTTGAGCGGCGGGAACGTAGATTTGACGCTTGTGCGCAAGATAATAATGAGGGGTATGATGATGCACAGGCGTATTGCAGTCGTGGAGTTCGATACGCCCGACAGGCCAGGCTCAATGAAGGACATACTGAACATGATAGCCGGGGGCGGTGCGAGCGTTATGAGCCTCCAGGAAAGCCCGGGAAGCTCATCGGAGGCACTGAACAGGTTTTATGCGAGGGTCGTCATCGAGGTGGAAGACGAGCAGCATCTCGACAAGCTTGTGGAATCATTCAGGAAAGGCGGCCTGAGCTTCAGGCTGATATCCTGA
- a CDS encoding glycine C-acetyltransferase, which translates to MRKQEWIGKELTALKEAGRYIPIRTLQSPQGAWVLIEGKRFLNLCSNNYLGYANHPDVKRAAIEAIEKYGVGAGAVRSIAGTSELHAELEEEIASFKHMEAALAYQGGLLANSGTIPVLVGKEDVVFSEELNHASIIDGVRLSSAGRVVFRHSDMADLRQQLKEHRSDGRRSLVITDGVFSMDGEIAPLDEIAEIAENSDSMTYVDDAHGEGVLGDHGRGIVDHFGLQGRIDVEMGTFSKALGAVGGFVAGSSELIELLRQRARPFLFSSALNPGDAAAVLCSIRLMKSDDTPLRRLRENAEKLKSGLKAGGFDTGRSRTPITPVILRDEKKTVEFSKRLYEEESVFASPIVYPTVAQGTARIRLMPSAVHSLEDIKFAVDAFIQVGTKMDMV; encoded by the coding sequence ATGAGAAAACAGGAATGGATCGGAAAAGAGCTTACAGCCTTAAAGGAGGCCGGACGGTATATACCCATACGCACGCTTCAGTCTCCCCAGGGAGCCTGGGTGCTTATAGAGGGGAAAAGGTTCCTCAACCTCTGTTCCAACAACTATCTCGGCTATGCGAACCATCCCGACGTGAAACGCGCTGCCATCGAAGCCATTGAAAAATACGGCGTTGGGGCAGGTGCGGTAAGGAGCATAGCCGGTACCTCTGAACTGCATGCAGAACTGGAGGAGGAGATTGCATCATTCAAACACATGGAGGCTGCGCTTGCCTACCAGGGAGGACTGCTGGCAAACTCGGGCACCATTCCGGTCCTCGTTGGAAAGGAGGATGTTGTATTCAGCGAGGAACTGAACCATGCGAGCATCATAGACGGTGTGAGGCTGAGTTCGGCAGGGCGCGTTGTGTTCAGACACAGCGACATGGCTGACCTGAGGCAGCAGCTGAAGGAGCACAGGTCGGACGGAAGGCGCTCTCTCGTCATCACCGACGGCGTGTTCAGCATGGACGGCGAGATTGCGCCGCTCGACGAAATAGCGGAAATTGCAGAGAATTCCGATTCCATGACATATGTCGACGATGCACACGGCGAGGGTGTTCTGGGAGATCACGGCAGGGGCATTGTAGACCACTTCGGACTCCAGGGCAGGATCGACGTTGAAATGGGCACCTTTTCAAAGGCGCTCGGTGCTGTCGGGGGATTTGTTGCAGGCTCCTCTGAACTGATTGAACTGCTGAGGCAGAGGGCAAGGCCGTTTCTGTTCAGCAGCGCGCTGAATCCCGGCGATGCAGCTGCCGTCCTCTGCTCAATCAGGCTTATGAAATCGGACGACACGCCTCTCCGGAGGCTTCGTGAGAACGCCGAAAAACTCAAATCAGGACTGAAGGCCGGCGGATTCGACACAGGAAGGAGCCGGACACCAATAACACCCGTTATCCTGCGTGACGAAAAAAAGACCGTGGAATTCAGCAAAAGGCTGTATGAGGAGGAGTCGGTGTTTGCCTCCCCCATCGTATATCCGACGGTGGCACAGGGTACCGCGAGGATAAGGTTGATGCCCTCTGCGGTGCACAGCCTGGAGGATATCAAATTCGCCGTCGATGCATTTATTCAAGTCGGAACCAAAATGGACATGGTCTGA
- a CDS encoding NAD-dependent epimerase/dehydratase family protein, whose product MKKILVTGAGGQIGTELIESLCSRHGSGNVLATDSRPVQDFPCRFTKMDVTDSSAVERKFSEERFDAVYHLAAILSAKGEVNPDLAFNVNINGTKNVLDASLRNGVERVIIPSTIGVFGPTTPKDNVAIETVTRPTTIYGITKLFCEQLGDYYSRKYGMDVRGLRLPGIISYRSPPGGGTTDYAVEMIVSAVRRERYVCFLRKDTRLPMMYIPDAISSMIKLAESPASSLIHRTDFNVSAFEFTPEELETELKSYFPDIEVAYRPDERQKIADSWPHSVDSQAAASEWGFEAKFNFRQMVDDMVKNLVVGLRQRNAPF is encoded by the coding sequence ATGAAAAAGATACTTGTAACTGGTGCGGGCGGGCAGATCGGCACAGAGCTGATTGAAAGCCTGTGTTCCAGACATGGCAGCGGGAACGTACTGGCGACAGACAGCAGACCTGTTCAGGACTTCCCATGCCGCTTCACGAAAATGGATGTGACGGACAGTAGTGCCGTTGAACGGAAATTTTCAGAGGAAAGGTTCGATGCGGTCTATCACCTCGCTGCAATCCTTTCGGCAAAAGGAGAGGTGAATCCGGATCTGGCATTTAATGTCAACATCAATGGAACGAAGAATGTCCTCGACGCCTCGCTCAGGAACGGAGTGGAAAGGGTCATCATTCCCAGCACAATAGGCGTGTTCGGTCCAACCACCCCGAAGGACAATGTTGCAATCGAGACCGTGACAAGACCGACCACGATATACGGCATCACTAAACTCTTCTGTGAACAGCTCGGAGATTATTATTCGAGGAAATACGGAATGGATGTACGCGGACTGAGACTCCCGGGCATCATAAGCTACAGGTCACCACCCGGCGGTGGAACGACGGATTATGCAGTCGAAATGATAGTTTCCGCCGTCAGACGGGAGCGGTATGTCTGCTTCCTCAGGAAGGATACACGCCTTCCGATGATGTATATTCCGGATGCGATTTCATCGATGATCAAGCTGGCTGAATCCCCTGCTTCATCGCTTATTCACAGGACAGATTTCAATGTGTCTGCATTCGAGTTCACACCGGAAGAGCTGGAAACAGAGCTGAAGTCTTATTTCCCGGATATCGAGGTAGCTTACAGGCCCGACGAAAGGCAGAAAATTGCCGACAGCTGGCCACACTCTGTAGATTCACAGGCAGCGGCAAGCGAATGGGGATTTGAGGCAAAATTCAACTTCAGACAGATGGTTGACGACATGGTGAAAAACCTGGTCGTCGGGTTAAGGCAGAGGAACGCACCGTTCTGA
- a CDS encoding plasma-membrane proton-efflux P-type ATPase gives MSAKGIDYSKLSIEDALKDLGSNFGGLSTVEVNKRLETYHYNEIKEKKENPIKKFLLYFYGPMPIAIEAAAIVSAIINHWDDFALIVLLLLTNVLVTFWQERSAGNAIKQLMGKLALRTRVLRDGKWQTTDAINLVPGDIIRLRMGDVIPADGKLVDGAFLSVDQSALTGESLPKEAHLGDSVFSASVVKQGEMSAVVTGTGENTFFGRTTHLVATASNVTGLSKIISKIVYFLVGIALILGGFVFYYGIYLGFPVLSDLLFFLILLVASIPIALPVVLTVTMALGALSLAEKKAIVTRLVSIEELASMDVLCSDKTGTLTKNSLTVGSVTTFGKFSLDDVMLYAALASLREDADAIDQAVFAALKGKSDEGYVRKEFVPFDPAIKRTEATVSGNGENFMVMKGEPNTILSLCKTDQNDLITAKVREYAEKGYRVIAVAKNSGDAWQFAGLIPLFDPLREDSKETILRAEQMGVEVKMITGDNEAIASEIGRELGLKSKVLTCKDIKDAVESGKWEEIEEAGTFAGVYPEDKYLVVKGMEMKGHTIGMTGDGVNDAPALKEAQVGIAVQGATDAARAAADIVLTDSGLSTIITAVEEGRRIFQRMQSYVLYRVTETLRILVFVTVAIVIWHFYPISALLLIVLALLNDLPIIAVSTDNVLFHNTPERWRMKYIGGLPALLGGVGALETLLLIYIGLSILHMGIPEILSLVFLKLVVSGHLTMFVTRSEKAFWKVKPSITLFIALISTMVVGYFITAYGLLVVPIGNLIALLVIAYAFVWFLVEDGLRLLYDRVNSFGI, from the coding sequence ATGAGTGCAAAGGGTATAGATTATAGTAAATTGAGCATTGAGGACGCACTGAAGGACCTCGGATCCAACTTTGGCGGACTGTCAACCGTAGAGGTAAACAAAAGGTTAGAGACATATCATTATAATGAAATAAAGGAAAAGAAGGAAAATCCCATAAAGAAATTCCTCCTCTATTTCTATGGTCCGATGCCCATTGCAATAGAGGCTGCCGCTATAGTTTCAGCAATCATAAATCACTGGGACGACTTTGCGCTGATCGTTCTCCTTCTCCTGACAAACGTCCTCGTCACGTTCTGGCAGGAACGGAGTGCGGGAAATGCAATCAAACAATTGATGGGGAAACTGGCGCTCAGAACGAGGGTTCTAAGAGACGGCAAATGGCAGACGACGGATGCCATAAATCTTGTTCCTGGAGATATAATCAGGCTTAGGATGGGTGATGTCATTCCTGCCGATGGAAAACTGGTGGACGGTGCGTTCCTCTCGGTAGATCAGTCCGCGCTTACCGGAGAATCCCTCCCAAAGGAAGCCCATCTTGGAGATAGTGTATTCTCCGCATCAGTAGTAAAACAGGGCGAAATGAGTGCGGTTGTCACGGGAACCGGGGAAAATACGTTCTTTGGACGTACAACTCATCTGGTGGCTACAGCGTCAAACGTTACAGGGCTGTCAAAGATAATCTCAAAGATTGTTTATTTTCTTGTGGGAATTGCCCTTATTCTTGGGGGATTCGTATTTTACTATGGTATATATTTGGGGTTTCCAGTACTAAGCGATCTGCTTTTCTTCCTTATACTTCTGGTTGCATCCATTCCCATCGCACTGCCGGTTGTTCTCACCGTCACAATGGCCCTTGGGGCGCTCTCCCTTGCCGAAAAGAAAGCCATAGTGACCAGGCTGGTATCCATCGAGGAACTGGCAAGCATGGATGTTCTATGCTCCGACAAGACAGGCACTCTCACAAAGAACAGCCTAACAGTGGGGAGTGTGACAACCTTTGGGAAGTTCAGCCTGGATGATGTTATGCTGTATGCAGCGCTGGCATCCTTGCGTGAGGATGCCGATGCCATAGATCAGGCCGTGTTTGCAGCTCTGAAAGGAAAATCTGACGAGGGATATGTAAGGAAGGAATTCGTTCCTTTTGATCCAGCTATAAAGAGAACTGAAGCAACCGTTTCAGGAAACGGCGAAAACTTCATGGTGATGAAGGGTGAACCGAATACTATCCTCTCCTTGTGCAAGACAGATCAGAACGATTTGATCACGGCAAAAGTCAGGGAATATGCTGAGAAGGGATATCGTGTCATTGCTGTTGCCAAAAATTCCGGTGATGCATGGCAGTTTGCAGGTCTCATACCGCTATTCGATCCCTTGAGGGAGGACTCAAAGGAAACAATCCTCAGGGCAGAGCAGATGGGCGTGGAAGTCAAAATGATAACCGGAGACAATGAAGCCATAGCTTCTGAAATAGGCAGGGAGCTTGGGCTTAAATCGAAGGTTCTGACCTGCAAGGACATCAAGGACGCCGTGGAGAGCGGAAAATGGGAGGAAATAGAAGAAGCAGGAACCTTTGCGGGAGTATATCCCGAAGACAAATACCTCGTAGTGAAGGGCATGGAAATGAAGGGGCATACAATCGGGATGACTGGAGACGGCGTCAATGATGCCCCGGCGCTCAAGGAAGCACAGGTTGGAATAGCTGTCCAGGGAGCTACAGATGCAGCCCGAGCGGCCGCAGATATAGTATTGACAGATTCCGGGTTGTCGACAATAATAACTGCGGTTGAAGAGGGCAGAAGGATATTCCAGAGAATGCAGAGTTATGTGCTTTACAGGGTCACTGAGACCTTGAGGATTCTTGTTTTTGTCACAGTCGCCATAGTGATCTGGCACTTCTACCCTATTTCTGCACTCCTGCTGATAGTTTTGGCTCTCCTAAATGATCTTCCGATAATAGCTGTATCAACCGATAACGTGCTTTTTCACAACACGCCAGAGCGCTGGCGAATGAAGTATATAGGAGGCCTGCCTGCGCTTCTGGGCGGTGTGGGGGCACTTGAAACCCTTCTTCTGATATATATTGGTCTTTCTATTTTGCACATGGGAATTCCAGAGATTCTTTCACTGGTATTTCTGAAACTGGTTGTTTCGGGTCACCTCACAATGTTTGTCACAAGATCCGAGAAAGCTTTCTGGAAAGTCAAGCCAAGTATCACGCTCTTCATTGCACTCATCTCTACAATGGTGGTCGGTTACTTTATAACTGCATACGGACTCTTAGTTGTGCCCATTGGAAATCTGATAGCTCTTCTGGTTATAGCATATGCTTTCGTATGGTTCCTTGTGGAAGACGGGCTTAGACTGCTATATGACAGAGTCAACAGTTTCGGCATATGA
- a CDS encoding winged helix DNA-binding domain-containing protein, producing MEIEIITTSLEAVKRLTVSKQFLAGRTPEGSFSNKLKTVVRNIGYIQWDPVTVVAPSHLISIWSRIGKFDWSDLDKIMWENREVLFLWVPIAWIVIAEDYPIFNSLMKRYPDSMRKGWASHAEFAGKFLRSHNELKQRLIKRLKEGPAETGEFRDYGRRMKSPDGWSSGNEAAQLLFHLQMSGEVMVAGHSANQNIWSLTEDFLPQFVERTIFPAEELERYMAVRAMRALGAATEYDIYRYFVRGRYADVRGSLKRLVEDGKVVKVAIEELPKAKPFYLLSEDRRMLDSIMSDKWEPRLNLISPFDNMITLRDRVQKIFHFDYILEQFVPKEKRKFGTYVLPILWDSNLVGRIDARFDKNKKILHINGMFAESEYGKDAAIGSRLGERVEEFAEFLDAEKVMYGKMKPEKWAKYLS from the coding sequence ATGGAAATCGAGATTATCACAACCTCTTTGGAGGCTGTTAAACGGTTGACCGTCAGCAAACAGTTTCTCGCAGGCAGAACACCTGAGGGTTCATTCAGCAATAAACTGAAAACAGTCGTCAGGAACATAGGTTACATTCAGTGGGATCCGGTTACTGTTGTTGCGCCATCGCATCTAATCTCCATCTGGAGCAGAATTGGCAAATTTGACTGGTCTGATTTGGACAAGATTATGTGGGAGAACAGGGAAGTTTTGTTCCTCTGGGTGCCAATCGCATGGATTGTGATTGCAGAGGACTACCCCATATTCAACAGCTTGATGAAACGTTATCCGGATTCTATGAGAAAGGGATGGGCTTCTCACGCCGAATTTGCAGGAAAATTTTTGCGATCCCATAATGAGCTGAAACAGAGATTAATAAAGAGGCTGAAAGAAGGCCCTGCGGAAACAGGAGAATTCAGGGATTATGGCAGAAGGATGAAAAGTCCCGATGGCTGGAGCTCAGGAAATGAAGCGGCACAGTTGCTTTTCCATCTTCAGATGTCCGGAGAAGTCATGGTTGCGGGTCATTCTGCAAACCAGAATATCTGGAGCCTGACCGAAGATTTTCTTCCTCAATTTGTTGAAAGGACAATTTTTCCTGCAGAGGAACTGGAAAGATACATGGCAGTTAGGGCAATGAGAGCACTTGGAGCCGCCACCGAGTACGACATTTACCGCTATTTTGTCAGAGGAAGATACGCAGATGTAAGGGGAAGCCTCAAGAGACTGGTCGAAGATGGAAAGGTGGTGAAAGTCGCAATCGAAGAGCTGCCCAAAGCAAAGCCATTTTACCTGTTGTCCGAAGACAGGAGAATGCTTGATTCCATCATGTCTGACAAGTGGGAACCCAGGCTGAACCTGATTTCCCCATTCGACAATATGATTACACTGAGAGACAGGGTTCAAAAAATCTTCCATTTTGATTACATTCTCGAACAGTTTGTTCCAAAGGAGAAGAGGAAATTTGGAACCTACGTGCTTCCCATTCTTTGGGACAGCAACCTTGTCGGGAGGATAGATGCAAGATTTGACAAAAACAAGAAGATCCTCCATATCAACGGTATGTTTGCAGAATCCGAATACGGGAAGGATGCGGCCATTGGAAGCAGACTCGGGGAAAGGGTGGAAGAATTCGCAGAATTTTTAGACGCAGAGAAAGTCATGTATGGTAAAATGAAGCCGGAAAAGTGGGCAAAATATCTAAGTTAA
- a CDS encoding transglutaminase-like domain-containing protein: MKGVEECSRIEFTEKEDSHIPAFNCFAYGADYADMFREFTNIGCLLPESGTDYEMASAITYWVHSQWRHSGRNETAVADPIEIIREARLGKRFRCVEYSIVLHAALNSCDIKSRVLYLRTHGVETRPFGAGHVVVECFLRSFGKWAIFDPQFNIHAEVDGVPLNAVELQSALHSCYENVNMFENKSRINARKKRKYASWLCPYLYYFHTDTEAIYPPKYPRIQILLMPVGAAIPAKFQGIPLKETLVTTSSYRSFYPFQSEFIWNTQPAPYRL; the protein is encoded by the coding sequence ATGAAAGGGGTAGAGGAATGCAGCAGAATAGAATTTACGGAGAAAGAGGACAGCCACATACCTGCTTTCAATTGCTTTGCATACGGTGCTGATTATGCTGACATGTTCAGGGAATTCACGAATATAGGCTGTTTACTTCCGGAATCAGGCACCGACTATGAAATGGCCAGTGCAATCACCTATTGGGTTCACAGCCAGTGGAGACACAGTGGACGGAATGAGACCGCAGTCGCGGATCCCATTGAGATAATCAGGGAGGCAAGACTGGGCAAAAGATTCAGATGCGTGGAATACAGCATTGTCCTGCACGCCGCACTCAACTCCTGTGATATCAAATCGCGCGTTCTCTACCTGAGGACGCATGGCGTTGAAACAAGACCCTTCGGGGCTGGCCATGTCGTAGTTGAATGCTTTCTAAGAAGTTTCGGGAAGTGGGCCATCTTCGACCCGCAATTCAACATACATGCCGAAGTGGATGGAGTACCTCTGAATGCAGTTGAATTGCAGTCTGCCCTCCATTCATGCTATGAAAACGTTAACATGTTTGAGAACAAATCCCGAATTAACGCAAGGAAAAAGCGGAAGTATGCGTCCTGGCTCTGCCCTTACTTGTATTATTTCCACACCGACACAGAGGCAATCTACCCGCCGAAATACCCAAGGATTCAGATACTGCTCATGCCTGTGGGTGCAGCGATTCCTGCGAAATTTCAGGGGATTCCCTTGAAGGAGACGCTCGTCACGACCAGTTCATACAGATCCTTCTACCCTTTCCAGTCTGAATTTATATGGAATACACAGCCTGCCCCCTACAGATTATAA